In Anolis carolinensis isolate JA03-04 chromosome 4, rAnoCar3.1.pri, whole genome shotgun sequence, the genomic window CTTTCTATGCAAGCCTTCAAATTGCTTTGTAAAACAGAAGCTCCCCATCAAAATCCCACAATTCAGTGTCTTGTGTGCTTTTATTGTATTATGGCTGTAAGAATAAAATGTTATTGATCTCAACATCTCAACCAATATATTTTTGACAATATATCCAATGCTCTTAATTGTGCATTGTGTAGATTTCATCCATATTTTTCCTGTTAAATACTATTGTGCAAAACCATGCTAGATTAATATGAAAAGGCTTGTATAATAATGCATCAATTACTATATCATGTAAAACATTAAGCACATATCTATAAAAAATGATGTTACTACTACACGAGTCCCATTCACCAAGGATTACAACAGGTTGATCCCCATTTCACCAGAATCTGAAAAGGGAGGCACAAGCAGTAATGTGATAGATGAAGGGAAGGCCCAATGTGTTTTTAAGATGACTTTTTGTCTCTTGCTTGGCTTCCTTCCTAGTGAACCACAATCTTAATTTACAGTGAGAAATTAATCAATTTCTGAAGGGTGAAAATTTAGATGAGGGCTAGGGTTTCTGCCATCTTCTATCAGGAGTTACTTAGCTCACTTTATGTAATGGAAAAAGTTTCAGAGATATAATGGGAAGAGATATTAGCATTGGCTACAAAACATTTCCTCCAGATTTTTGTTATAGGATCAAAAGAGTGATATGAATATACTGTCTCTTGTCTTCATAGGATGACTTGGGACAATTTACAAATTCACAGAAGGCAGATATGATAGTTTTATTTGTGGATAAGTAGTGTCAATCCCCTCATCAAACATAAAAACACGTTCTGTAAGTGAGCcgtatttcagaggaatgaactggcaaaaccacttctgaatattccttggctAAGGAAGTCCTAGAAAATCCATGGGAGTATCATAAGGTGATTTAATAGCATGTACACATATAGAAGATGGCTAGAAGAGCTGATGAGTGCAGACAGGAGAATTTAGATTAGAAGATTTCTGCTTTgcatgaaagattttcatgagctAGAGGGACAGCATTCAACTATATGACTTCAAAGGATACTTTACAAAGTGATATTATGAGAAGATTAGAATATCCATGTTAACTTTAGGATTCTTGATCAGAATAGAGTGTAGCTATATTCTTATTATAAACCTCTGGTTGTACAAGATGATGATCTGGTTCAAAATAGTGAACTTCTCCTAAATTTTAGACACTATGTTACAGGACAAAAGTATTGAATTCTGTGAATGGCACCTTCACTcaaatgtttgttgttgtgtgccctcaagctgtttctgacatatggcaatCTGAAACGGTTtcctagcaagatttgttcagaggcggGTTGTGTTTTCATTCCATGGAGGCTGAGATAGTGAAACTTGCTGAGGTTGCCCAGAGGAATTTTCTGTGGttaagtggagattcaaaccctggtctcccgagTCCTTGGACAATGgtgaaaccattacaccacacatGCTCTCAAAATCTCTAGGCAAGAGTAGTAGCTACAGAAGTAGCAACGCACAAGAGATTTAAGTCCTAATATTTGTTGTTGTCGTGGTGTTGTACAAGTCAGTTCCAATTTATagcaactctaaggcaaacctatttctGGGTTTGAGAGTGAGTGACTTGTCCAATAtccctcaatgggtttccatggctgagcaggtgaTCAGAGTGTGGTCTTCAAGATTACATGGTGCAAAAGGCAGGCAACTGGAACCTTGGGGCAATGGGTCAATTTAATTATGTGTCAGCATGCTGGCAGTAAAATGATGTAAAGGGGTCAATTTCTCCTCTCTCCTCATTATTCCCAAACTGgctgattttttgtttgttttatattctatATTTGTCCCCCTTTTAAAGTGCATAAATTGTGCAGAAACCTGCACAAATGAAGTGATGTGCAATATCAAAGGTATTAGACATAATGTATATCCACTATTGACACTCATGTGGCAATAGTGAAATAGAAAAAAGGTGTAGTAAACTCCATAGACCAACACTCGAGCCACAATGCTGGCTCCATTGTTGAGATGTATACTGGTGGGCTGTAATAACAAAGACCTAGAAAGACATCTGTTTTTCTCATCAGTATTTATCACTATAATGGAATAAAGGGGAGGTATCCTTCTTCCATAATACATTTTGATATATACACATGTAGGACAATTATGTCGACATTTGCTGATGAGTAAATCCCATTTGTTCAGTAGGATTTATCCCTGAAAATATGTACACTGGAATAGGAGTCAGAAAAATAACTGCCACAAATTAAAGATCATGGTTAAAAAGACTATATCATAACCACACTGTGAAATTTAGATAATTCcctctaactacagtagagtctcacttatccaagctaaacgggtcggcaaaagcttggataagcgaataacttggataacaaggagggattaaggaaaaacctattaaacatcaaattaggttatgattttacaaattaagcaccaaaacatcatgttatacaacaaatttgacagaaaaagtagttcaatacgcagtaatgttatgttgtaatgactgtctttacaaatttagcaccaaaatatcatgatatattgaaaacattgactacaaaaatggcttggataatccagaggcttggataagcgaggcttggataagtgagactctactgtatatagcaccTATGGAGGCTTATCCttgaaaaaagtatttaaaaggcATATAAATCAAGAGCAGAGAAGATACAAAATGCAGGACTAAACATGATTTTTCATATGCCAGTGACGTTTTCCTTtttcagaataaaataaatgcacaTGACATTAGTGATATTTTCACATCAATGAAAACTGATTTATGACCCCAAATAGCTTACCTTGTCAATATTCTCCGACTgtgaatttaaaatgttttcaccaTTGCCTGTGAGAGGCATACCAAACTTCTCACTACTAAGAAGATTGTCTGCAATTGGAATTTTGGGTGCCAGGAAAGTGAACTCATTTCTCTGGGACTCTGAGGAGAGGCACAGCTGATAGGAATAAGGCAAAGTTCCATCTTCAAAATTAGGGGGAAAGATGGCACCCGCCTTTGAATGGGGAACAGGGCCAAAGCACTGCAGGAATTGAGGATTCCCAGATTTCCGGACTTTCATCGTAATTGCCAGAATCACTGTCAAAAGGAATAAGAAGGAGATCACAGCTAAGGCCAGCACTAAGTAGAACTGGAGATCATCCTGAATCTCTGAGTCTCTTGCCTGGTTTTTCATTTCCGGAAGTGCCTCCTGGAAGTTCTCTGCAAACACCAGGTTCAAGGTGACGGTGGCTGAGAGAGGAGGCTGACCATTATCCTTCACAACCACCACCAGTCTCTGTTTCACAGCATCTCTTTCCACAAAGGCCCTGGCTGTCCTGATCTCCCCAGAATGAGATCCAATGGAGAAGAGGCCTGGCTCCGTGGCTTGGACCAGATGGTAGGAGAGCCAAGCATTGTGTCCCGAATCAGCATCTACTGCCACCACCTTGGTAACTAGATAATCTTCCTCAGCAGAGCGAGGCACCATTTCAAACAAGGTGGATCCCTTGGCTTCCGGGGACGGGTACAAGATATGAGGACTGTTGTCATTTTGGTCCAGAATAAACACCCTGAGTGTGGCATTGCTGCTGAGAGGGGGCGATCCTCCATCCTGAGCCTTCACCTGAAGCTGGAACTCTCTGAATTCTTCATAGTCAAAGGATCGCTGAGAATAGATGGTACCAGTCTCAGAGTTAACTGAGATATAGGAAGAGATGGGGAGCTCCTGGATATTGCTGCTAAGGATAGAATACGTTATCCGTGCATTTGTACCCACATCTGGATCATAGGCTTTAATATTAAAAATCGAGGTACCAGAAGGCTTATTTTCTGGCAGATAGATCCTAAAGGAGGATTTGTCAAAAGCAGGGGCATTGTCATTGATATCAGAAATCTGTAGGGAAATAGTTTTGAGTGTGGAAAGAGGAGGGTTTCCTTTGTCAGTGGCTATGATAGTGATATTATACTCAGAAGTCCTTTCTCTGTCCAGGAGACCTTCAGTAAGAAGCTTGTAATAGTTATTAGAAGACGGGATGATCTTGAATGGGAGATCCGCTTGTAGATGGCATATAACTTCTCCATTGTCACCAATATCTTTGTCATTTACACTGATGAAAGCAATCACAGTACCAGATAGAGTATCTTCAGGAACTGGGTTGAATGTGGAGGctaaagtcacttctggtgcatTATCATTCTCATCAAGTACACTTATTTCAATATTGCAGTGTGTCACTAGTCCTCCGCCATCCTTGGCTGCAATTGTCATTGTATATTCTTTGGCTTCCTCAAAATCCAATGGTTCTATGAGAGAGATTATGCCAAGAATGGGATCTAGGCTGAATATCCTCTGGCTATTTGCTGGTATGTTGCTGAATTCATATCTGATCTGGGCATTTGTACCTTCATCTTTATCAGAGGCAAGAACCTGGAGCACCTGACATCCAACAGGTGCACTTTCATGCAGACTGATCTTGTAGACATCTTGAGTGAAAATGGGTGGGTTGTCATTGGCATCAGTCACATTAATCTGTATCTGGGCAGTCCCAGTCTTTCTAGGTTCACCCCCATCCAGGGCTGTAAGAATTAAGTTAATTGTTTGTTCACTTTCACGATCAAGTGGTTTCTGCAACACCAGTTCTGCATATTTATTcccatcttttctttctcttacTTCCAAAGCAAAATACTGATTGGGGCTTAGCTGGTAGCTCTGGAGAGAATTCACACCAATGTCCGGATCTTCAGCTTTCCCCAAGAGTAATCGCATGCCTGGTGAAGTGGATTCGATGATCTCCAAGTTTATATTGTCATTAAGGAAGTGGGGAACATTATCATTAATGTCCTTGATAGCTACAGTTATATGAAAAATATTGAGGGGATTTTCTACCCCCACTTCAAAATGGACAAAGCAAAGGGCAGCTAAAGAACATAGCTGCTCTCTATCCAGTCTCTCATTAACATAGAGGTTTCCATTCTCTGCATTGATTGTGAAATACTGCATTTTAACAGTAGAGACAGGGTGTAGATTACGTCTTGCTAATTCTCTGGCATTCAGTCCCAAATCCTTGGCAAGATTCCCCACAATGGAACCCTTTCCCATCTCCTCAGGGATAGTATAATGAATCTGTTCTGGGGCAGCCCAACTGGAGAAAGACAACAGTAAGAGAAGCCATACTTGCCTTGTAAATGCCCAGCTATTCTCCTTCTGCCTTCTGTCCATCTGGTTGTATAGAAAATTAGTccttttacaaaaatcagatgaaATGCCAAAGAGGATGTAGCAATTCTCTATAATAAAAATGACTTTCTCCTTAATCTTTGCAGACTACACATCCAGTGTTAATTTTCCTTTTCTGGCAAGATTGTCTGCCTTCATGATCTGCTGTTTTATCTGACTTGCAGAGCAAATATGAAAGAACCGCTTCCCAGGAAGAATCAGTGAACCTTCCACATTCTTTCAATCTTTCTCTGGTTTCCACACTGGTTTAGTAGTGACACCATGAGGATATGCCAGAGAACTGCAAGGCATATTTGTTCACTTTAAAACAAAAGTTTGAATGAGAATCTACATTTTTGTGTTTACCCAAGGGCCATGCTGTGTGTAGGGAAAGTGCATTTTGTGTATCTTAAAAAAATGGATTGACATGACTATCACAAGGAAGAAATCAGGGTCCCTGAATTGTTATCTATTTGAGTTTATCATGA contains:
- the LOC100562425 gene encoding protocadherin gamma-B6 isoform X21; the protein is MDRRQKENSWAFTRQVWLLLLLSFSSWAAPEQIHYTIPEEMGKGSIVGNLAKDLGLNARELARRNLHPVSTVKMQYFTINAENGNLYVNERLDREQLCSLAALCFVHFEVGVENPLNIFHITVAIKDINDNVPHFLNDNINLEIIESTSPGMRLLLGKAEDPDIGVNSLQSYQLSPNQYFALEVRERKDGNKYAELVLQKPLDRESEQTINLILTALDGGEPRKTGTAQIQINVTDANDNPPIFTQDVYKISLHESAPVGCQVLQVLASDKDEGTNAQIRYEFSNIPANSQRIFSLDPILGIISLIEPLDFEEAKEYTMTIAAKDGGGLVTHCNIEISVLDENDNAPEVTLASTFNPVPEDTLSGTVIAFISVNDKDIGDNGEVICHLQADLPFKIIPSSNNYYKLLTEGLLDRERTSEYNITIIATDKGNPPLSTLKTISLQISDINDNAPAFDKSSFRIYLPENKPSGTSIFNIKAYDPDVGTNARITYSILSSNIQELPISSYISVNSETGTIYSQRSFDYEEFREFQLQVKAQDGGSPPLSSNATLRVFILDQNDNSPHILYPSPEAKGSTLFEMVPRSAEEDYLVTKVVAVDADSGHNAWLSYHLVQATEPGLFSIGSHSGEIRTARAFVERDAVKQRLVVVVKDNGQPPLSATVTLNLVFAENFQEALPEMKNQARDSEIQDDLQFYLVLALAVISFLFLLTVILAITMKVRKSGNPQFLQCFGPVPHSKAGAIFPPNFEDGTLPYSYQLCLSSESQRNEFTFLAPKIPIADNLLSSEKFGMPLTGNGENILNSQSENIDKQAQPNTDWRFSQAQRPGTSGSQNGEENGTWPNNQFDTEMLQAMILASANEAAAAAAANPDGNSTLGGGAVAGTMGLSTRYGPQFTLQHVPDYRQNVYIPGSTATLSNAAGKRDGKPAASGGGNKKKSGKKEKK